The Calypte anna isolate BGI_N300 chromosome 3, bCalAnn1_v1.p, whole genome shotgun sequence genome segment ACAGTCCCTGGAAGGGGTGCACAAGTAGCTCATTTTCCAGTTCCCCAACCTCACAGCACAGGCAAAAATGAAACCTGTCTGCTACTGTGTCTGCTTCCACCAAGTTCCCCAAGTTTCCCTGTGGCAAGATCAGGTACTAAAGGACTCCACAGGGAAATGCTGCCCCACATCACACTGTGGGTGAGCAGAGTGAGCACATCAGCCTCTGTAGTTTGGAGTCACCTTAGATCTGAGGAGGCTCTCTGTGATGCTCTTACTCCAGGGGCTAGTCATGTCACATTCATGATCCCTTTGAAAGCTGAAATGATGGATATAAGCATAAAAGGAGTGAATTCACAGGATTATCTTGATGGTTAAAAAGCACTGCTAAAGGCAGTGCCTCCATCTCCCAAAAAGCCGTGGCCCAAACCCTTATGTTCCTTTTAATGGTGTCTCAAGGTGTTGGACAAACAGCCCCATTGCCATCTCTATTATGCCTGTATATATCCTCTCCACTGAGGAATATAATTTTAACAATAAAGTCCTGAGGTGTGCTGCCTGGAATAAGTAAAGGCAAGCTTGGATTCCAAGtctgcaaaaaataaacactttgcTAAGGGCAAAGCATCAGCTTTAGAAGAATTTTTATGTCCATGGCATAGTTCTGCTCCCATGGTGACTCCTCTGGCATATGGCATCATCTGTCTGAAGGATGCTGCAGAAGGGGAAGCTGAATTCTTCACTCACTGTAAACTCATTTAACAAGTGGAACCGCACAGCTCAACTGACTATTACCTCCACCCTCCCACCTCAAGCAAAACTCAATAATTTTGTCAGGTATGCTAATACTGACTTTCGTCTTTTTTGATAACTGAATGGTACAGCTACTTTGGCTCTTTCTGTGCCCTGTCTCTTTTAGGATCCCTAAAAGCAGAGTGGGATGTTTGCTCTCTGATTTGCACCACATGCAACTAGCACTTGTGCAAGCAGGGAAGGTAATTCACTTGACAAAGGCAGATGGAAAGTTGGTACCAAAGCCAGTCCCCTGCATGAGGGCCAGATGTCTGGCACAGCTGATTTCCATGCCAGAAGGCAATGCTGGGGCAGTGCATGGCACAGAGGATTTTGTGTTGAAGGCAACTGCCTCTTGAGCCTGCTGGATTGTTTTTACCTAAAGGGACTCTGGCAGGAACTGCTCGGCGATCTATCCAGAAAGACACCCAGGACAGCATGACCATGAGGGTGGCAGGAAAGTAGGTTTGGAGCAAGAAGAAGAAGATGTGACGACGTAAAGTGAAGTTTATGTAGAGGCGATTGTACCACCCTGtatgatggaaagaaaaggagaagtcaCACCAACATTGAACTACTTTCCATTGCAGTTTACAGAAAAGACTCTTTACCTGAACCAGCTACCAAAGTCAGTGTGTCTTTCAGGACCACATCttctaaacaaaatatataaCCTGTGCACCCAGAGAGTTTAACTCACTCTGGGGCTTGGTGTGATCATGAGGAGGGGCTACCTTTCAAGATGGCATCAAGATGAAAGTCTGTGTCAGGGACAGCAGCCTCTACATGGAAGAGTGGCAGTTCTAATGGGccacagggacacctcctaaAGAACAATCTTCCATGGCCAAGGTCTAGAGGGACAGTTTGCAGCCCTTCTTTCCCCATCTGACTCTGACAGTCACTCCAGTACCCACCTGTGCTGCTGTAAAAGGCGAGCTTGGTGGTGGTGTGAAACTCTTGGATCAGGAACTGGGAGAGTGATATCCTCTCATCTGTTTTTAGGGATTCATTCCCATTCTTCCAGTAGAGCATGAGGTCATCTTCAGTGTAGGCATCTAGGGGAGCAGAACAAACCTCAGTGTAGTGCATTGCATCAGCTGCCATTGTACCCACAGCCAAGGGTGGGCCCACACACCTTCCAGGCCACCCTGTGAGGTGAAAATGCTCAATGCCACCACCTGGCTGAGAGCCACAGGGATGAGGGGTATGACTTGTGGCAAGGAGTGGACTAGCTCATTGTCACAGCCCTCAGGCCTAATGCCTGGTGCATTTTGtaaacttttgtttctttaatcaaaACCTCACACATGTGTCAGATAGCCTACCATATCAGAACTTGGAAAAGTGCCCCTTTTAATTGTCCTGCAATcagaagcaaaggaaaggagACTTAGGGGAGAAGAAACTGCTTGGGGTAATGGGAAGAACAGGCTGAGGCAGTGGGAAGAAAAATTCTTGGGTAAAATTTCTGGCTGTGATGCACACATGAACGTCTAGTGgacttgggttttttaatacaTGTGGAAATACAGTAATATTAATCCTTTCAGATAAGGTTTAGTAAAAACTAttcccagagaaggagaaaaaaatcacacataGATACATTAAAATGGAATTAACATTATAATTCCTTATTGCAATCttaggaaggagaaggaaaaaaaccctaaaaacctAAAAGTTTAAAATGTCTCTGTATGAAATCCAGCCAACCTGTGTGTCTCTCATACTTGGGACAAGGAAGCTACAAGTGGGTCTAAACTAGGTTTATCTTACACATATATAAGAATTTTAAGAGGAAGTTGATTCATGTCACTGCCCCATCGTGGTTTCCACCCCATGGTTGAGCAGATGGTGCATGTGAAGGGCATAGGAtcatttatttatgcatttgaGGGCACCTGGGCAAGGAGGTGCTGCTGAGGACTCCCAACCTGCAGGCAAGCAGCTCAGGTCCTCTGGTGATCAGGTGGCAGTGGGGCAGCCCGTCTTTTGGGGACACCAGGAAATCAGCACTCACAGCTGGTGTTTAAAACCATCACATTGTTGCAAACATCAGCTACTTCTAGTGAAAAAATATGGGCTCTTTTCTTAGAGTACAAGTCTGCTGACTTTGGTTAGAGCTCCCATGAGTGTAGGGCAGTTTCACTATcggtattatttttattgatagAATGAAACAAGCCCTTGGCTCCCCCAATGCCTCTGCTTTACTTACAGCTTTCAATCTCCAGAGAACAGGTCTGTGTGTCCAGGGGAAAGCGACTAAAATCCATGTTGCACATTGCTGTTACTGTAACTCTAGGAATAATAAAGACCACCCCGTTAGAAACTTGTCTTCTTATGTGACTGAAAAATAGTAAGGCTGCAAGTTTCAGTTTTTATTAAGTAGTTATCTGGACAGTAACAACTGAAAATAGGTATCTTGCATTCAGCTAAAGCCATTCCACTTAAGTTAaagccatttcttcttttcagcaaACTAGGGTGCAAAAAGATGACTGGAAAGTTGGGCCACTATAAATTCCTACTAGATGACCAAAATAATGCAGAAGGTGGGAATGAGCAGCAAAGGCACATTTCCATCTTTGACAATCAGCAAACCTCTCTCTGCAGAGATCTGTTTTTTCTACAAGTGCTTtgtacaataaaataatttgtagtCATGAAAGCCATCCTAGTACCACCAGGGGTACAGGTAATTTCTGGTGATCACACCTGGGTACCAGCTACCAGAGGGCACGGGCAATGCTTCAAGTTTGGGCTGGAGCTGGTGTGCAACAGAGACCACTGAAATGCTCTGCTTTTCAATAGAAAGTCCTGGTTTTGCTATTGTCCAATTATTTCTCTTCTAATAGAAAAACTGTGTTTGCACTAGGAGCATCCATAATGCTTGATGCAACTGGCTTGAGCTCTAGGGAAGTAAATTAAAATGGAAGTATAAATCATAATGGGGAAAGAACTAATGAACTGTAGCAGGGCTGATGGTAGACAGATGTCTGGCACACAATCATAAAATCACCATGCAGTCCCCCATGTTAGTAGTCCTTCAGCATGTGCAGGTTCCTGCTGATGTTTCTTTCCTATCTGGATTTACGCTTTGAATGAAAATTTTTGGTTCAGATTGTGTGCCAGCGAGGTCTACAGTGGTTTCCAAGACAAGAGAAGACAAATCCTGGGGAAGAATCTTAAAATGCTAGacactaaagaaaaatatctacaGGCAAAGGCACTCAGCAAAGGCAGACAGTAATGACTAGTTTGCTTTTGGGGGGACATCAGCACTCATCCTTTGCCAGCGCTCACAAAACACTCCAGCCTGCAGTTGCtactaaataaaatattcagactTTGTTGACGTGCTATTCAAAATGTTCACCACCTTTTTGTACAGGACAATATTGTTTAAGTACAAGACTCAGCAGCAGGATCTGAGTAGTCTGATATTATTCTCTCCTCATTTTCTTTAGACAGCCATAAGCGCTTGCAACACAGATGACTGGGATTATGCAGCTGAAGAGCACATAGTCACGCATGCTACTGCTGAACATTATGTCATTTTATTGTCCTTTTTTATTGTGTAAGGGCTTGAGAAAACTTTGAAAAGGCCTAAGAAACACCTGAACTTCATCTAACATGCTgagtgaagaaaaagctttcagacCAAGAAGGTAGAAATGGTTCAGGCTGTGAATTTCAATGAACAGTAAGAACAAAAATAGCTGAGAACATGAAAATTCTTGTCAAATTGAAACCCCGGGGGGAATCAacaggttttttccttgcatttctttcacaaagttataaaaaaacctcagcaggcTGAGAAGCTGATCTCCTCACCCTGTGGCAGACTCAGCTCTGCCTCTACCACTCCTAAAGTCACTATCTCACATGCCCTCAAAGACCTCCACAGACTTCCCAAGCAATGTTTTTTGCCACCTTATCATTACTTATATCTATGCATCTTGCTGATCCTGTCCTCCTaacagtcattttttttctttttgcccttCAGAATACATTATTTATCATCTGATGCTTTGTTTATTTATGACgtattttgctattttgttGCTGTGGAGGTAATTTCAGCATTCAGGTATCatacagtaatttcttttcctatagGTTTTTATGGGTCATTTGGCAATACTTGTTTTCTAACAGCCACagacagacaagaaaaacagaagcacCAATACTAGCTTCTTTTGGAGACTGACAGATGTTTCTTACTCAGCATCTCCAGTTATGGAAGCATTACTTATTagaatgaaattaaatcttGGGTTAATAATGTCGAGAGTCAGGCCAGCAATGCTCCTCTCAGAGCTAATCAACCATCtggaaaataaagggaaaagcCAGGGTTTGGATCACCTCTCAGACTAGAGGGTAAAACAAACTTTACCCAAATATCCCTTTCAAGGATCTTTCAGGCATTTCACATTTGGTTTGCTCTACCCATACATGTGAGTTACCAGGAGCTCTGAAGCTTGTCACTTCAGATATTTCATCTATTTTGTTGCTTATCAGAAAGCTAAACTTGTACTCAGTATCATTTATGCTTTGTCACAGTTACCTATAAGGATATAAATTACACATTTAGCTACTCCCAGAGATTTTGTTGTATAGTGAAGCAGGTAACTAAAGCTGCTCTgtacttctgtttattttcagccATTGCCTTTTTCCTTAGGTTGTGCCTGGCTTCTTCAGCTGTGCCCCATGAGGATCAAACCCCGGGGGTCCCTGGAGAGCTGCGCTGAGGGCATGTTGTGTCTGGACACAGCTTCCTGACAGCAGGACCAGGGACAAACTATGCATGAAAGGTGAAGGGACACTGGTGAAACCAGCAATGTGGGCATAGAAATTGAGTTCCTGCAATAGGTGCTTAATGCACAGGGACTCAGGTGGCAGTGGGTAGTCAGCacattccttctttttcatgtttttttgtttggtttgggtttgggttggggtttttgtttttgtttttgttttgttttttttcttgtcttttttcatttttaacatgAAGTCATGCAAAAGCACAACACTGGAATCAATTAAACCACTTTGTTTCTCACTCCACTAATAGCTCACACGGAGCAAATGAAGCTTTACCTGAGGCTGTAAAGTACCTTCCCATCTGGCTGGACCCGCAGCATGACGTTGTCTGTGGTGGTGTCGTGGATGAAAGAGCGCTTGGAGTGAACAAAGAACATGTCAGGAACCCAGATCTTCTTCACCAGCCTGCCATCAAAGGTCATGCTTTGGTTGTTGGTGCTAGGGAAGGACAGCCTTTCATCTTTCCAGTAATGCCTCAGATAAAGTGTCATGGTGAAGTCCTGCAACGAACAGGCTTATGTCACAACTTAGGCTTTACCAGCATCAGGAgatatttcttctctctgagaCAAACCACGAGCTGGAAAGCCCCATTCCTGAAGGCTCACCcactccctgagctgcagaggaTGCTACCAGCTGCAGCATCTTTATTCCTTAGGTCAGACCGACTCTTTGGGTTCAGAAATCCGAAGCCAACCAGGTGGCAAATCCACCTCTGAAATACAAATGATGCATTTTGGTGTCTGTGAGCTACTCCACGGACTAAAAAGGCAGACAAGCTGAGGCAGCAGTAGGTGGAAGGTTCTGCCAACCACTCCATCCCCCAACCACACGTTACTGTAGTTTTGGAGccaacagcaaagcagcacttACTGCTTGCTCTGCCCCTCATGCACCCTCAGATAATTTCAGGGTCAGTGGTCCATAATagatatttatacatttttcaGTTAATTAGACAACAGAATCTGATTTTTTGCATCTCAATGAAGTTTTACAATGTTCTCTATTCTTTTACCACTTTCTTGAAACTAGTCagaaagtaagagaaaaaaaaggaaagactgaTATCTCCAAGTCCTCAAGCTTAAATTCAGTAGAGAGTGAATATCTCTGTCAGGGTTGTCTCTTCATTTAGAACGCAAGCAGTGATCATGCAAAGGACCCTGGCCTTTAGTATAAAGCTACAGGagttaaaaagaatttattctGACAATATAAAATCTTCTCAGTGATCATTTTGCAAACAGCCAAAATTGCTCCTGAGTGGGTTTTTCACTCAAGGCTTTTCCATGTTGTTAGGTGCTGCAGCACAATGCTGCATGAGGAGCAGGGAAAGTCATTCAAAATCTTAAAGCTTTCTTAGAAAGTAAGtgggtttgttgtgtttttttttttactttaaaattctcAGCAATAtgttatttcccttttctttcaagtcCCAAAGCTTTTCAGGTGCTCTCTGAATACATTCACAAGTTTTTTACTCAACCAGAACAGCTGGGACCATCCCAAGAGAGGTGAAAGCTCCATGCCTGGCAGTCAGGGCCATGAGCACTGGAGACAGAGGGACAACTGGAGGGCTCCCTGGGGCTGAGGACAATATGCAGGTGAATGTGCCCCAGGATTGCAACCCTGCTCCAGCCTGTAAGTAGCCTGTTGGCTGCAGATATCCCTGCTCCAAAGCCAAAACAgctgcagccagaggaggatGCTGTGCAATCAGGGTGGCTGTGGAATGCCAGCTGTGCTGCCACACAGACAGGTTCCTGACTTACACATGGGAGGTCAGGTGCAGGTTTTTTAACCCTGTGGCTCTTAATTAGGAGCACAGGGAAGTTGTACCTTTCTGTGAAAGCTTCAGAGCTGTTTGCTTCTTTCAacagagcaaaacattttttttaaatactctgtgttagggtgggattttttttcctctttcaaagtAGAAGCTGAGGTGCTGAGAGACTCTGTGGATGCTGTAACAGCAGACATCTGACAAGATCTGGGTTTTGAAAGGGTGAATAAAGTTGGTGTACATCTTGCAAAGTACATGCAGGGCCTTCTCCTGTTCCCCTTGTGAGCTCCTGCTCTCATGCACAGGATGTTGTTTACGTGTCATGTATCCATAGAAAAACTTCCTATGGAAAATCTGCCACAGAAATCATACCTTGCTTTCAGCAATGTTTTGTGATGAAGACAGCCCCTCCAGCAAAAATTATCGAGACCAAAATCTGCACCACTTTGAGACAGCATTTGGACCCTGTCTGTTTTCATGTTACTAATTGTATGTCAGGAAAAGAAGGACAAGAGACTCAGTAAGGAGTTTAGCCTGTGCAAAGCACCAGCATGTGTCCTGCATGCCCTGGGGTGCTACAACAACTAATGCACCAAAGCCATATTTTGGAGAAACTTCTCTCTCTTGAGTTCATTCAGGCTGCCCTGTTGGAAGCAAGAATTACCATGCTAGACTGGTATTGGTTTCAGAATGGATCCATGGCTTCTGTTTGGAAGCTAGCTGCCCCCTGACCACCCCAGAACACAACCAAAGTGGGACTGTCTGCTGTATATCAAAGAACCTTAAAACTAACACATTAATTTGTCTCCTAAGAGTTTGTAAACATGTTATCACTTCTTTAGAAAATGTAAAAACCCAAATCCTTTGGGGCAGTCTTGGCAGTGTTGTAACATTTTGttctagagaagagaaaataccagattttttccttatgcttGAAGGGAGATGAAATGGTAGCATGAAGTCAACAGGAGTAATTTTTGGAAGCTTCAGGTCAAACCCAAGTCTGCCTcccagaggctgtggagtctccttccttGGAGGTATTCAAACCCTACAGATATAAACCCTGTGTCTGCCAGCCAGCTCTGGCTGACCCTGTTCTCAGCAGGAGTTTGGGCTAAATGCTCTCCAGAGGTTCCATCTGCCCTTAGCCCTTCTCTACTCTTACCATGTCCACCTCAGAAATGCTGTCCAGACTTTCAACTTGGACATCCACCCCAACAGGAATTGCAGGGCCTAGGGTGAAACAAAAAGTTGAGAAGATGTAAATCTGATGAGACAAATTAATCTTCTGGCTTTCATAACTTAGAGATAAAAATAGATGGtctgaaacagaaacaacagtaaaccaatttaaaaactgaactaTTGGAAttcataacaaaaaaacccctcctgaTAACAATCAAAATCAGCAATGAGACAACTAACCTATTATtggctttctctttttattgtgTCATCCTACACGtcctttcaaaatttaaaaggcCTTTAGTGCTTGGGACCAGGGCTCACCAGGTGGGTGCCCGACAGAGCAGTGACTTATATGGCAGAAGTGGCAGAGCTAAGGGGCTTGAGGGTTACTctggatttttcctttgctgcttttgctcCCCTCTTGGGCTAACAGCAGCACCAAGCTCCTTGTGTTTGGCTTTCACATCATTCAGTGGCTGGCCATGGAAAAGAGAGGGTTATGGAAGGGGATGCATTACAAGACACAGGTGTGTGCTACTGAGCTTGGGGCTCCCAAGAGGAAGGGCTGGGCTGTCACATCACAAAATAGggattctgatttatttttttttttttcctttcttttcctacagGCTTTGGCTAGCCTTTCACATACCTCTGGCAATTACAGTACAGGAGATCTGTTAAGATAAATAGTGCTCACATTAGCAGACTTCTGTGAAActgaaaccttttaaaattaattgaataTGTGGGTATTTGGCATATTGAGCATTTAGCAATAAAATCTTCTTCCATCAGAGTATATAATGGTATCCTGGATTTGAATGACCATCTGTCAGCCAGAAAGAGTAGATAAATTACAACATTCTCTAATCCGGTGggctgaaagaaaatgtgttctCCTTCATCCATTTCCCTGAAAGCTTCGGTTGCTCTAGCATACAGCTACAAAACTGTGAGCAAATGTTAAAACTACTGCAgtcaaaatcttttcttttgggTTATAAGACCATGTCAGCACATATAGTATGTGATTTCATTAGGTACACGCATGGCCATTAGTAAGATGAAATCTCAGAATTTCCCCTCCATCTGTGAATAAACACAAGGtgtatttgcatatttttatcaGAAGAAAGTGTCACTGAATATCAAGAATATTATGTATCCAGTAATCACATTTCCATGCCAAAGCCTGAGATACATTTTTTCTGCCAAGGAAGGAGGCTATTTCACTGCACACAAATTTTCCTGAATGTATCATGAATACACaacacaaaataacaaaaatcagagacagaaaaggctCTGCTTGTTAGCATGCTTGTTGTCCTGAACTACATGTTACAGTATAAAGAAGCAACAGTGTAAAACAGGAGCAGCAACGAATGTGAACATTTCATACCTCCAAAACCTGGTCTCATGCTGAAGTCATGGTCATCTATTCGTAGCAGCTGCTCTGACTTTGTTAGGGGAGATTTGGTGATGTCAGGGCTTCGTTTTAGGATTGGGCTAtcaaggaagagagaagcaaagcTATGAGCCCTGGGCAGTGCCTGTGAGTACCTTCACTCCAGTACCCCTTAGACCATAACCATTAAAATATAATTCATGCACACATCTTAGGCACCTGTGATAGTTTTGGCACTTAGAAAACATCTGTTTAGTGACTTTTTTACTCTGTGAAATTATCTTTGCTCATGGCACAGTTTGGAGGCAACCAATAAAAAGTGTGGGCTGTGGGAATAATGTGAGTGGGCAAGTGGGGAAATGGAGACGAGGGGGAGGCATTTCTGACATTGAGTCATGACAGAGCCTGAAGCCAGGAATTAGGGAAACAATATCTGAAATAAGCTGCTGGCTGTTGCCCAGGAACAAAATGGAGGCAGGCTGGGAACCAGGCCAGGAGACAGTCCATCCTCTAACCTGGGATAAAATCATTAGCTCCTGCCCCAGATTTCTAACAAGGATAAAAAGGAGCATTAAAGACCTGGGACTTTACTGAGCATTAAAGAGCCTGGGAGGGTCATTCCAGAAGCTGTTGGAGTTGCATAAAATTCTGGGCAGAGGATGCTTTGCGTCTCCTCCACATCCAAGGTGCAAAATGCTGCTCAGCACCCCCGTGTAGGAGAAGTTTTGCTGCCCTCAGAGCCAACTGCATGGCAGCCattggggcagcaggagggctcAAAAACAGGAAGAAAGCCTTTGCTGGTTCTTGGTTTGAGAAAAGCTGGCATGCTCAGAGAAGCACTTGTCTGACTATACACAAGACAAGTCAGAAATAGATCAGTGGAAAACGGGACACCAAAGGATCTTTTACAGGGAATATATTCCTGATGTAAAGCTCCAAAATAAGACTGCTTAGCTGTGGTGCCAGACCCCATCTTTGGACCTACAAGAAAACTGCTAAGGGACTTTTTAGGGTGTCAgatagtgataggacatggaGGAATGGATTCAAATGagaagagggcagatttagattggatgttaggaaggagttcttcaccatgagggtagtgaggcactggaacatgttgcccagagaggtgatggaagccccatccctagaagtttttaaggccaggctggacagggctctgagtaacctgacccagtgggaggtgtccctgcccatggcagtggggctggaactggatgaccttagaggtcccttccaaccctgaaaatccTATGATCTCCATGAGGATGCTGGGCAATGTGCCTTCCCCTGGGACTTACTGGGTCTCACAACTCCTTCTTGAATACCTCTGAGCTGCTTACATGGtgtccccttccctttccacaGCCTCAGCCCACGCAGGGGATCTGGTACCGGGGGTTTTTCCTACCTGCCTTGCTTGTGTGCGTCTCCGTGGGCCTCCCGCCTCTGCCgctggggctggctgcagggatgagaggaaaagggagagctgAGATGGGTGGCCATGAGGATGAGGCAGGTGAGGACATCGGCAGAGAAGTGCGGCGGCAAGTGCCAGATCCCCACAGCGTTGCCTTCTGTCACACACGCCAAATGGATCttacctttttctctttttttaaaccctTTTATTGAAGGCCGGTGGTGTGGAGGGTGAGAGTGTCAGGGGCTTGCGACTGGGACAAGGCAAAAGGTGGTAAGACCCtacagtggccttccagtacctgaagggggctacaagaaagctggggagggactttttataagggtgTGTAATGGGTAGTGGCTTTAAACAGGAAGAGAGTAGGTTTaggttaaacattaggaagaaattcttcactatgggggtggtgagacactggaacaggctgcttaGGGAGGCTGTGtgtgccccatccctgaaagtcttccaggctgggatggatggggctgtgagcagcctgttctggtgtgaggtgtccctgcctgtgcaggggggatggaacaagatgatctttaaagtcccttcatACCTAAgccattttgtgattttttttattttttgaaagccACTGGTTTTGACTGGGTGGCATAGAACCCAGGAGAGTGGCTcacttccctcctccagcatcCATGGCCAGTGCCACCAAAGGCTCTGGAGGGATGGTGCCATGTTGTAGAGGACAAGGGGGGCTGCCAGCCTGTGGGGAGCAGAGACATTGAACCTATTCACCACAGGCAGCTGTGTATTTGCATGTGAAGAACAAATTTGCAAAGTCGTCAcggagggggaaaaaaaataaactgtcaaaatgtttttttctattttcatagTCTCCCAGATGGCTGTGAAGAAAGTTCCTCCCAGGTGTCTGGCCAATATTTTATTGCTAAAGGAGAGAATATTTCTTTTGGCAATGTAAGTGCTAGCCTGAGTAAAAGTAACGTTTTTAACACTTAGCAGTTCTAACTCATCATTAGTTAAAAGTTTAAAGAATAGCTTCTCTCTGTACTTAAATCTAATCAGTTCTACTAATGAGATTTTTTCACCCATTAACATACATTTCAAATTCCACTGTAGAGTTATAGAGGCAAAGCTCCTTTTGCAAGGAGGAACATCTCTACCTGAGCATTATCCCCCCTTTGGTGAGTGGTGgccaaaccccaaaccttgcAGGGTGATATTTTCCTGGACTGGGTACTCTCAGAAAATTGATAGCATTGGAGGTATTATCATTTTTCTGCTGCCATGGAGAAGCAAACAACCTCTGCATCACCAGACTAAGATTGGGCATACTGAGCTGTATCTCACCCTGAAGCAAAGGGTTTGCCACGTAGGATTGTATATTTTTCAGGATCTGCTCTGTGCTTCCCAGAGGAAGTCTGGGAATAAACCCCTAGGCAGACCACTGCTTCGGGGAGCCTTGGGCCACACAGCACCACTGATATCTCAAGGAGCAGCTTCTTTGGCACTGGAGGTTTCACAGCAAAATTGACTTGCAAATACAAATAGCAGTTTCTGGAGTCTTCTGCCTTGTTGATTTGCCCTTGGATGCTGCTGATGCATCTTGCTGCTGCTCGCTTCTGATCTGCTGGCCATCAGGAAGTAATTTCA includes the following:
- the LOC103529886 gene encoding gamma-aminobutyric acid receptor subunit rho-1 isoform X2 is translated as MLTVHKMHFSIFLLLWGWVLSTECRAHRQGKEIYEVYKKGSPILKRSPDITKSPLTKSEQLLRIDDHDFSMRPGFGGPAIPVGVDVQVESLDSISEVDMDFTMTLYLRHYWKDERLSFPSTNNQSMTFDGRLVKKIWVPDMFFVHSKRSFIHDTTTDNVMLRVQPDGKVLYSLRVTVTAMCNMDFSRFPLDTQTCSLEIESYAYTEDDLMLYWKNGNESLKTDERISLSQFLIQEFHTTTKLAFYSSTGWYNRLYINFTLRRHIFFFLLQTYFPATLMVMLSWVSFWIDRRAVPARVPLGITTVLTMSTIITGVNASMPRVSYIKAVDIYLWVSFVFVFLSVLEYAAVNYLTTVQERKERKLRDKLPCACSLPQPRPMMVDGSYNDGDVNELGHFMPENGDKQDRMMVQLALGSERGSGRRKNQRYVSMRIDTHAIDKYSRIIFPGAYILFNLIYWSIFS
- the LOC103529886 gene encoding gamma-aminobutyric acid receptor subunit rho-1 isoform X1, with translation MLTVHKMHFSIFLLLWGWVLSTECRAHRQGKEIYEVYKKGSQPQRQRREAHGDAHKQGSPILKRSPDITKSPLTKSEQLLRIDDHDFSMRPGFGGPAIPVGVDVQVESLDSISEVDMDFTMTLYLRHYWKDERLSFPSTNNQSMTFDGRLVKKIWVPDMFFVHSKRSFIHDTTTDNVMLRVQPDGKVLYSLRVTVTAMCNMDFSRFPLDTQTCSLEIESYAYTEDDLMLYWKNGNESLKTDERISLSQFLIQEFHTTTKLAFYSSTGWYNRLYINFTLRRHIFFFLLQTYFPATLMVMLSWVSFWIDRRAVPARVPLGITTVLTMSTIITGVNASMPRVSYIKAVDIYLWVSFVFVFLSVLEYAAVNYLTTVQERKERKLRDKLPCACSLPQPRPMMVDGSYNDGDVNELGHFMPENGDKQDRMMVQLALGSERGSGRRKNQRYVSMRIDTHAIDKYSRIIFPGAYILFNLIYWSIFS